The genomic stretch CTGCTGCTGGAGGCCCATCCCAACACGCCTGCGAATGGAGTGCGGGACCGCCTGCAGAACAGCGCGGATGCGCGCGGTCTGTCGCCGGCGAACCCCGGCTTCCTGAACGCGGTCAACCGGCAGGGCGCCGGCATGCTCGACATCCCGGGCATGATCACCGCCAACACCGTCGTCCAGCCGGGCAAGATCTCGCTCGGCGAGACCTCGGGGAACCCGGTGGTCGCGTCGCTCACGATCATCAACAACAGCGACCACACGATCAGCTACAACCTCGGACATTCGCCCGCTCTCGCGACCGGGCAGAACGTCGCGCAGGCGAACGGCCTGTTCGGGGTGCCGCTCTTCAACGCGCCGAGCACGGTGTCGTTCAGCGTGAACCCGGTGGTCGTTCCGGCCGGCGGAAGTGCTTCGGTCGACGTCACGGTGACGGCGAACGCGGGTCTTGCGGATCGCAGCGTGTTCACCGGCTACATCGACGTGACGCCCGACGACGGCAGCGCCGACTACAGCGTTCCCTACACGGGACTGAAGGGTGACTACCAGTCGATCGCGGCGCTCACGCCGACGCCGTTCGGGTTCCCGTGGCTGGCGAAGCGCTCGGGCACGACGATCACCAACCAGCCTGCCGGCGCCTCGTACGTGATGTCGGGGCAGGACTTCCCGGTGTTCGCGTTCCATCTGGATCACCAGGTCTCGATCTTCCGCATGGAGGCCTTCAACTCGGTGACCGGACAGTCGAAGCACCTCATCACGAACATCAAGAACCTGTCGCGGAACGCCGCGGCCAGCTCCAACGCCAGCGGATTCGGCTTCTTCTTCACGATCACGTGGGATGGCTCGACGGTGAAGGGCAACCACGACCCCGAGATGCTGCCGAACGGCACCTACGTGGCGAAGATCACGGTCGTGAAGGCGCTGGGTGACGAAGGCACTCCGGGTCATACCGAGACCTGGACCTCTCCGGTCATCACGATCGCGCGTCCGGACATCTCGCTCGAGGCCTTCTGGCTGTCGCAGAACTCGGTGCAGGTGGGTGATCAGGTCACGCTGTCGGCGTCGGTCAAGAACACCCGCATCGATCCGCGTCCCGCCGTCAACGTCGAATTCCTCGACAACGACGTCGTCGTCGGATCGTCGGTGATCGACCTCGGCGTGGGTGAGACGCAGATCGTCGAGGTTCCCTGGACGGTGGGCGCCGAGGCCACGCACCGGATCAAGGTGCGGGTGCCTGCGCTGCCGACCGAGGAATACACGGCGAACAACGAGATCGCGATCGACGTGAACATCGGTGAGGCGATCGTGGGTGTCGGCAACCAGGGACCGCGCGTCCTGGCCTTCGCGCCGTCCAAGCCCAATCCCTCTCGCGGCAACGTGGCGTTCGGGTTCGCGCTGCCGAAGCAGGGACCCGTCTCGCTCGAGGTGTTCGACATCTCGGGACGGCGCCTCAAGAGCTGGCGCTGGAGCAACCTCGGAGCGGGTGACCACTCCGTGGTGTGGGACGGAAGGACCGAGGCGGGTCGCTCGGCGCCGGCCGGAACGGTGCTGCTCCGGTTGAACGCGATGGGCAAGACCCTCACGCAGAAGGCGGTCCGGCTGAATTAGTCGTTTCGGACCGAGTCGTAACAGGAGAGAGGCGGCCCGGAAGGGCCGCCTCTTCTCCATGGTGGCTCAGGGCTTGTAATAAAGTTTCAGAACGTATCCGGTGGAGTACCATCGAACCGGTCACTCCCCTGCGCGCCAACCTTCGGGACCGCTCTTGCCCATGCCACCATCCCCGCTCCGCCGCGCCGCCCGCGCAGGCCTGATCTCGGCCTGCCTCATGGGGTTGGCGGGCTTTGCCTTCGCGGCGGCGCCCTCGGGCCGGTACGTTCCCGATGTCGTGATCGTCAAGTTCCGCACCGCGCTCGACTCGAGGCTCAGGTCCTCGGCGCGGCTTCGGAGTGCTTTGCCCTCGGGACTCGAGACCGCGCGGCGCATCGCCCATCGGCCGGCCAACGCCGCGGCGGTGGCGCGTGGACTGGACCGGATCTACGAGATCCGGCTGCCCAGAGGCGCCGATGTGACCCAGGTGGCGGCGAAGCTCGCCCGGCTCCCGGAGGTGGAGTACGCGGAGCCGCGCTTCCTCTATTCGACCTTCGAGACCGAGTCCGTGGCCGGCGTCATGGCGACCCCCAATGACCCGCGCTTCGGCGAGCAGGGATTCCTCAACCTCATTCAGGCGCCCGCGGCCTGGGACATCATCAAGGCCGAGGGCAATCTGCCGCTGGTGGCGGTGGTGGATGGCGGGACGATGTGGACCCATCAGGATCTGCAGCCCAACCTCTGGACCAACCCCGGCGAGATCGCCGGGAACGGCCTCGACGATGACGGCAACGGGTTCATCGACGATCTTCACGGCTGGGACTTCCTCGCCAATGATCCCGACCCGCGCGGCTCGAGCACGACGCCGGCGAACGCCGATCACGGCACCCATACCGCGGGATTGCTCGCGGCGGTGACCAACAATCTCCTCGGCGTGGCGAGCGCCAGCTGGAACCCGCGGGTGCTCGCGGTGAATGCCTCGGCCTCGAGCGACAACTTCATCGCCTATGGATACGACGGCATCCTCTACGCGGTCGACAACGGCGCCCGGATCGTGAATCTGTCCTGGGGCGGCCCGGACTGGTCGCAGATGGGGAAGGACGTGGTCGAGTACGCCGTGTCCCAGGGCGCGCTCCTCTTCGCCGCCGCCGGCAACGCCGGCAACCAGATCCCGAACTATCCCGGCGCGTATCCCAACGTCTACGCGGTGGTCAACACCAACTGGCTCCCCGGCTCCGGCCCGGACACGCGGCGCTTCAGCTCGAGCTACGGAACCTGGGTGGATCTCGCCGCTCCGGGCTCGGACATGCTGAGCACCATGGACGCCAATCCTGGGAACACCTACGCGCTGATGAACGGCACGTCGATGGCATCACCCGTGGCGGCCGCGGTGGCCACGCTCATCAAGGCCCAGCATCCGACCTGGACGAATCTCCAGATCGGGGAGCAGCTGCGGGCGACCTGCGACAACATCGATCCCCTCAACCCCTCAGACCACTGGTACCGGCTGGGCAAGGGCCGCATCAACGCCCTGCGCGCGGTCACCGAGTCGCCGACCGCGGTCCGCATCACCGGCTTCTCCTTCGCCGACGGCGACGGCAACGGCCAGCTCAATCGCGGTGAGACGGTGACGCTGTCGCTCTCGCTGAAGAACTACCGGGCCCCGGCCGCGAACCTCAATCTCACGCTGACGAGCGCCACATCGGACATCGTGGTCGTGGACGGCAGCCAGGCGGTCGGAGCGCTGGCCGAAGGCGGCACGGTGTCGCTGCCGGCGGCCTTCTCGTTCACCGTCGCTTCGAACGCGGCGCTCGGCGGGCTCGCGGAACTGCGCGTCGGCATGACGGCGGCCGGATACAACGACTTCGAATGGATCCGGCTCCCGGTCGAGCCGGTCTACGAGACTCACGACGTGAACAAGGTCCAGGTCTCGCTCGCCGCGACCGGGAACGTGGGATGGATCGGCTTCCCGGGCGAGCCCGGAGGCGCCAAGGGGATGGGTCTCGGGTACGACGGCAGCGCCAATTGCCTCTTCGAGGGCGGGCTGCTCGTCGGCACGGATGGGACGCATGTGGCCGACGCCATTCGCACCGACAACGAGCACACGGACTTCGGCGCGCTCTATCCTCCGATACGCCGTACGCCCGGCCTGGTCTCGGCGCAGGAAACGCAGATGTCCTACATCGACGTCCCGAACCCCACCCAGCCTCTGGGAATTCGGGTCACCTCCGAGAGCCGCGCCTACACCACGAGCACGATCGACGACTTCGTCTTCCTGGGTTACCGCATCACCAACACGACCGGCGCCATCCAGAACGGCATGCGTGTGGGCCTTTTCTTCGACTGGGACATCGATGCCGAGCACTACGCCACCAACCGGGCGGACTGGGACGCGGCACGGGGCATGGGCTACGCCTTCGACACCAGCAACCCGAGCCTGCCCTACTTCGGCATCCTGGTCCTGCAGGGTGGCGCGCAGACGATCTACGCCGCGTTCCCACCCGGCAACTTCAGCGATTTCACCAAGTGGGAAGCGATGACCGGCGTGTACGGCACCAGCACCGGCCCAGGCGATGTGAGCAACATGCTCACCACCGGGCCGTTCACCGTCGCGCCCAACGACAGCGTGGCGGTGTGGTTCGCGCTCGTGGGCGGCCATACGCTCGCCGAGCTCCAGGCCAACGCCGATCAGGCGCGGGCGAAGTGGAATTCGCTGGTGGCGGCAGGCCCTCCCGAGCCGTTCTCCAACGGGATCTCGCTCGCGGAGTTGAGCCCCAATCCTTTCTCCGGTGGCACGCGGCTCGACCTCCGAATCGATCGGCCCCGCAACGTCTCGGCAAGCGTCTTCGACACGCGCGGGCGCCGGGTTCGAAGCCTCGGGAATCGCGCGTTCGCCGCCGGCTTCGCCAGCCTCGATTGGGACGGCAAGGACGACGAAGGACATGCGGTCGGCGCCGGGGTCTACTTCCTCAGCGTCGAGTCCGAAGGCCAGCGCTGGATGAAGAAGGCGATCGTTCTGCGCTGAGTCGCGACTTTCGGCAAGGCCGCTGATCCTCGGTCTGCCCAGGCCCGCTCGACGAGGGAATTGGCATTCGTGCCATCCGATGGTGCGCTATGATTTCGGCGTTCCGGGGAGGTGCGAATGCATTCCTCGTCGATTCCCGCGACCTGCGCTCGCCGCGCCATTCTCATTCCGATCACTTGCGGCCTGTTGATCGGTTTGTTCACCACGGATCTCGGTCTTGCGGCTGCTGACGCGAGTCGAGCTCACGTCCCCGACGTCTTACTGGTGAAGTTCCGGTCCACGCTCGATCACCGGCTCCGTGCGTCGGCTCGGCTGCGCGCGGCCATCCCCTCCGGACTCGAGAGGGCGCGTGCGATCTGGAATCGCAGAACCTCCGGCGCCGTGGCGGGCGGCATCGACCGCATTTACGAGATCCGCGTTCCTCGAGGGACCGACGTTGCACGGCTCGCGTCCCGACTATCCGCGCTGCCGGAAGTCGAATACGCCGAGCCGCGCTATCTCTACGCCCTCTTCGAGGGTTCGCCGCCGGGAATGATGGCGGTGCCGAACGATCCTCGTTACGCCACGGATCAGGCCTATCTCGGCCTGATCCAGGCCCCGAGCGCGTGGGACGTGCAGAAGAGCAACGCTGGTCCGCTGGTATGCGTGGTGGATGGCGGCACGAATTGGCAGCACGAAGACCTGCTCGCCAACATGTGGGCCAATCCCGGCGAGATCGCAGGGAACGGCCTGGACGACGACGGCAACGGCTTCATCGACGACATTCACGGCTGGGACTTCCTCGCCAACGATGGCGACCCTCGCGGGTCGCCGTCCACGCCCAGCAACGCCAACCACGGAACCCACACCGCCGGACTCCTGGCCGCCGTGACCCACAACGCGGTGGGGATGGCGAGCGCGAGCTGGAACCCGCGCCTGATGGCGGTGAACGCTTCTCACAGCTTCGACCAGTTCATCGCCTACGGGTTCGAGGGGATTCTCTACGCCGTCGACAACGGCGCGGCCATCGTGAGCCTCTCATGGGGCGGGGGCCAGTGGTCTCAATTCGGCAAGGACGTGATCGATTATGCCGTGGCCCACGGAGTCCTGGTGGTGGCCGCCGCAGGAAACCAGGGTCCAGGCGCTCCGCTCATTGTTTATCCCGGCGCCTATCCCAATGTCTATAGCGTGGTCAACGTCCAGCATCTGGCGCCGAACGCCGACAAGAAGCACTCGACGTCGAACTCCGGAACATGGGTGGATCTGTGCGCGCCGGGGACTTCGATTTTCAGCACCGTCGACAATGGAGTGAACAACGCGTACGCATCGTTCACCGGCACTTCGATGGCGACCCCGATCGCGGCAGCCGTGGCCGCGCTGATCAAGGCCCGGCACCCAACCTGGGACGGCCTCAAGGTGGGGGAGCAGCTGCGGGCCACCTGCGACAACATCGATGGCCTCAACTCCGGCCTGGCGTTCCAGCTTGGAAAGGGGCGGATCAACGCTCTTCGAGCGCTCACGCAATCCCCACCGTCCGTGAGGCTCACGGGTTGGACGTTCGGCGACGCCGACGGCAACGGTCAGCTGAACCGAGGCGAAACCGTGACGATGTCTCTGGACCTGCACAACTATCGGGCTTCCGCCACGAATCTTCAGCTGAGCCTGATCTCGACAACCTCCACGATCGTGGTCACGGATGGCACCGAAGCCATCGCGTCACTGGCCGAAGATGCGACCGTCTCGCTGCCCGCGGCCTTCTCGTTCGCCGT from Candidatus Eisenbacteria bacterium encodes the following:
- a CDS encoding Fn3-like domain-containing protein; this translates as LLLEAHPNTPANGVRDRLQNSADARGLSPANPGFLNAVNRQGAGMLDIPGMITANTVVQPGKISLGETSGNPVVASLTIINNSDHTISYNLGHSPALATGQNVAQANGLFGVPLFNAPSTVSFSVNPVVVPAGGSASVDVTVTANAGLADRSVFTGYIDVTPDDGSADYSVPYTGLKGDYQSIAALTPTPFGFPWLAKRSGTTITNQPAGASYVMSGQDFPVFAFHLDHQVSIFRMEAFNSVTGQSKHLITNIKNLSRNAAASSNASGFGFFFTITWDGSTVKGNHDPEMLPNGTYVAKITVVKALGDEGTPGHTETWTSPVITIARPDISLEAFWLSQNSVQVGDQVTLSASVKNTRIDPRPAVNVEFLDNDVVVGSSVIDLGVGETQIVEVPWTVGAEATHRIKVRVPALPTEEYTANNEIAIDVNIGEAIVGVGNQGPRVLAFAPSKPNPSRGNVAFGFALPKQGPVSLEVFDISGRRLKSWRWSNLGAGDHSVVWDGRTEAGRSAPAGTVLLRLNAMGKTLTQKAVRLN
- a CDS encoding S8 family serine peptidase, with translation MPPSPLRRAARAGLISACLMGLAGFAFAAAPSGRYVPDVVIVKFRTALDSRLRSSARLRSALPSGLETARRIAHRPANAAAVARGLDRIYEIRLPRGADVTQVAAKLARLPEVEYAEPRFLYSTFETESVAGVMATPNDPRFGEQGFLNLIQAPAAWDIIKAEGNLPLVAVVDGGTMWTHQDLQPNLWTNPGEIAGNGLDDDGNGFIDDLHGWDFLANDPDPRGSSTTPANADHGTHTAGLLAAVTNNLLGVASASWNPRVLAVNASASSDNFIAYGYDGILYAVDNGARIVNLSWGGPDWSQMGKDVVEYAVSQGALLFAAAGNAGNQIPNYPGAYPNVYAVVNTNWLPGSGPDTRRFSSSYGTWVDLAAPGSDMLSTMDANPGNTYALMNGTSMASPVAAAVATLIKAQHPTWTNLQIGEQLRATCDNIDPLNPSDHWYRLGKGRINALRAVTESPTAVRITGFSFADGDGNGQLNRGETVTLSLSLKNYRAPAANLNLTLTSATSDIVVVDGSQAVGALAEGGTVSLPAAFSFTVASNAALGGLAELRVGMTAAGYNDFEWIRLPVEPVYETHDVNKVQVSLAATGNVGWIGFPGEPGGAKGMGLGYDGSANCLFEGGLLVGTDGTHVADAIRTDNEHTDFGALYPPIRRTPGLVSAQETQMSYIDVPNPTQPLGIRVTSESRAYTTSTIDDFVFLGYRITNTTGAIQNGMRVGLFFDWDIDAEHYATNRADWDAARGMGYAFDTSNPSLPYFGILVLQGGAQTIYAAFPPGNFSDFTKWEAMTGVYGTSTGPGDVSNMLTTGPFTVAPNDSVAVWFALVGGHTLAELQANADQARAKWNSLVAAGPPEPFSNGISLAELSPNPFSGGTRLDLRIDRPRNVSASVFDTRGRRVRSLGNRAFAAGFASLDWDGKDDEGHAVGAGVYFLSVESEGQRWMKKAIVLR
- a CDS encoding S8 family serine peptidase translates to MHSSSIPATCARRAILIPITCGLLIGLFTTDLGLAAADASRAHVPDVLLVKFRSTLDHRLRASARLRAAIPSGLERARAIWNRRTSGAVAGGIDRIYEIRVPRGTDVARLASRLSALPEVEYAEPRYLYALFEGSPPGMMAVPNDPRYATDQAYLGLIQAPSAWDVQKSNAGPLVCVVDGGTNWQHEDLLANMWANPGEIAGNGLDDDGNGFIDDIHGWDFLANDGDPRGSPSTPSNANHGTHTAGLLAAVTHNAVGMASASWNPRLMAVNASHSFDQFIAYGFEGILYAVDNGAAIVSLSWGGGQWSQFGKDVIDYAVAHGVLVVAAAGNQGPGAPLIVYPGAYPNVYSVVNVQHLAPNADKKHSTSNSGTWVDLCAPGTSIFSTVDNGVNNAYASFTGTSMATPIAAAVAALIKARHPTWDGLKVGEQLRATCDNIDGLNSGLAFQLGKGRINALRALTQSPPSVRLTGWTFGDADGNGQLNRGETVTMSLDLHNYRASATNLQLSLISTTSTIVVTDGTEAIASLAEDATVSLPAAFSFAVSSSTFIGASFPLRIGMSASGGYTDFQWIDVVVEPLYETHDINRLHASFTSTGGIGWWGFATEPGGRKGEGVRFDGGPNCLFEGGFMVGTDADHLADAIRIPFFEGPGENSDFFPNEPPPFRLTPGLVSDQEIRTSFREFPQVFVGVRVQGETRAFAAPANQDFILAGYRVVNTNTTVLTGLRVGLWLDWNIDESYFATNRADWDAARGLGYAWDTTDLSQPYFGVMVLSGGSSTTYSALPSSSYPKTAKWNAMNGLFGTSSGPGDVAHVLATGPFNVAPGDSVAVWFALIAGHSLAELQASADQARTLWNSLVAVEQGPSAAGMSLAKLAPNPFSGGTRLDLRIDRPRTLAASVFDTRGRRVRNLGNRAFGAGFASLEWDGKDDGGHAVGAGVYFLSVESEGQRWMKKAIVLR